The proteins below come from a single Rhizobium tropici CIAT 899 genomic window:
- a CDS encoding DUF4432 family protein, producing MMDFSAAKGPKLTLDEGSVLDIGACIVEGNNLAPGSAVPDDGDPRISHSVEGFLFTCGPDHIRHPEPMSGAYEGKRYPLHGSFASHPAKILWTKFENGNAECRADIDVVTAERRTARLERLWQIDGATGEVSLADRLVNTSTEAMPVFLMYHMNIGGKWFDNGTRLAGQMLDNGGFPWTFGEEGGDIFCVPAQDKGEDWAEISLGPIAAIGGKTLGVRFGTDTLPFLQVWRNQRAPAHVLGIEPVSHRWVPRAELEETGEFNILQPGEARNFMLNFAFV from the coding sequence ATGATGGATTTTTCTGCGGCCAAAGGGCCGAAATTGACGCTGGATGAGGGGTCCGTCCTGGATATCGGCGCCTGCATCGTCGAGGGCAATAATCTTGCGCCCGGAAGTGCCGTTCCTGACGATGGCGATCCGCGGATCAGTCATTCCGTGGAAGGCTTCCTCTTCACCTGCGGTCCGGACCATATCCGTCATCCTGAGCCGATGTCCGGCGCCTATGAGGGCAAGCGCTATCCGCTACACGGTTCCTTCGCGTCCCATCCAGCCAAAATTCTCTGGACTAAATTCGAGAATGGCAATGCGGAATGCCGCGCCGATATCGATGTTGTCACCGCCGAACGCCGCACGGCGAGGCTCGAACGACTTTGGCAGATCGATGGTGCGACGGGCGAGGTCTCGCTTGCGGACCGTTTGGTCAATACCAGCACGGAGGCGATGCCGGTTTTCCTGATGTACCATATGAACATCGGCGGCAAATGGTTCGATAACGGCACGCGCCTTGCCGGGCAGATGCTTGATAATGGCGGCTTTCCCTGGACTTTCGGCGAGGAGGGGGGCGATATCTTCTGTGTGCCGGCGCAGGACAAGGGCGAGGATTGGGCGGAGATCAGTCTCGGCCCTATTGCGGCCATCGGTGGCAAGACACTAGGGGTGCGTTTCGGTACCGACACGCTGCCATTCCTGCAGGTCTGGCGCAATCAGCGCGCCCCCGCGCATGTACTCGGCATCGAGCCGGTTTCGCATCGCTGGGTGCCTCGCGCCGAGCTGGAAG